The proteins below are encoded in one region of Mangifera indica cultivar Alphonso chromosome 7, CATAS_Mindica_2.1, whole genome shotgun sequence:
- the LOC123221568 gene encoding DELLA protein RGL2-like: MENVMFSLEGFNFGEVQDMLSSADNVGKHFSSYGTEDWEESVATDALYSGYGFYQQPELCHHSYSDVGLFDNLRFDFASPQIETCLEEISELGEIPTEIQDVIQQKKDKQLPFSLASLELLKNYGTGFRRLTGEKRIEPSIDKAPLTKMSSRKLSTEEIMRTAGERFIRSSSRAVEDVVSMLGNPFNLLFSDLSDEEIRDVELAEFLLASVEKVGDQQYERAKRFLNQCDNLSSDKGNPVQRVVYYFSEALRERIDRETGRISAKENGKKPLFDVDLEMMSSNPTVLAFHEAVPFPQVLQFTGLQAIVENVAEAKRIHVIDLEIRNGVQWTLLMQSLASQCGCPIELLKITAVGTAGKNIIEETGKNLENFAQSLNLPFSYKIVMVSDMLDLKEDLFEINPDEKVVVYAFLSLRSLIAVPNRLENIMKVVRNISPCMMVVNEVEVNLNSPVFVNRFIEGLFFFSAYFDCLDACMKRDDPNRMVTESMYFRDGIRDIVAAEGEERKTRHVKLDVWRAFFSRYGMEEIELSAASLYQANLLVQKFPCGSSCTIEFDGKSLLVGWKGTPIHSTSVWKFI; the protein is encoded by the coding sequence ATGGAGAATGTGATGTTCTCTTTGGAAGGATTCAATTTTGGAGAAGTTCAGGATATGCTTAGCTCTGCAGATAATGTAGGGAAACATTTCAGTTCTTATGGAACAGAAGATTGGGAAGAGTCTGTCGCCACTGATGCTCTTTATTCAGGTTATGGATTTTATCAGCAACCAGAACTGTGCCACCATTCATATTCGGATGTTGGTCTTTTTGATAATCTCAGGTTTGATTTTGCTTCCCCTCAGATTGAAACCTGCCTGGAGGAGATTTCAGAGCTTGGTGAAATTCCAACTGAAATTCAAGATGTGATTCAGCAGAAAAAGGATAAGCAACTCCCATTTTCTTTAGCATCTCTTGAGCTGCTGAAGAACTATGGAACTGGGTTCAGAAGATTGACTGGGGAAAAAAGGATTGAGCCAAGCATTGATAAAGCACCACTCACAAAGATGTCAAGCAGGAAATTGTCAACTGAAGAAATCATGAGGACTGCTGGAGAAAGGTTCATCCGTTCCTCTTCTAGAGCAGTTGAAGATGTTGTCTCCATGCTTGGGAATCCTTTTAATCTTCTATTTTCTGATCTTTCCGATGAGGAGATCAGAGATGTGGAGCTTGCTGAATTCCTTCTAGCTTCTGTTGAGAAAGTGGGTGATCAGCAATACGAACGTGCCAAAAGATTTCTAAACCAGTGTGACAATTTGTCTTCAGATAAAGGAAACCCCGTTCAGCGAGTTGTTTACTACTTTTCTGAAGCTCTTCGAGAGAGGATTGATCGTGAAACAGGACGGATTTCTGCGaaagaaaatgggaaaaaaCCGTTATTTGATGTTGATTTGGAAATGATGAGTTCAAATCCAACTGTTCTAGCATTTCACGAAGCAGTTCCCTTTCCCCAGGTTTTACAATTCACTGGGCTGCAAGCTATTGTAGAAAATGTGGCTGAGGCAAAGAGGATTCATGTAATCGATCTTGAAATCAGAAATGGAGTGCAATGGACACTGTTGATGCAATCTCTGGCTTCTCAATGCGGATGCCCCATTGAGCTTCTCAAGATCACTGCTGTAGGAACTGctggaaaaaatataattgaagaaACAGGTAAGAATTTAGAGAATTTTGCTCAGAGCTTAAACTTACCTTTTTCCTATAAAATAGTCATGGTCTCAGACATGCTAGATCTTAAAGAGGACCTCTTTGAGATCAACCCAGATGAAAAAGTTGTTGTGTATGCTTTTCTATCATTAAGAAGCCTGATTGCAGTCCCAAATCGccttgaaaatataatgaaagtgGTCAGAAACATCAGCCCTTGCATGATGGTGGTCAATGAAGTTGAAGTCAATCTCAACTCCCCAGTTTTTGTGAACCGTTTCATTGAAggtcttttcttttttagtgCATATTTTGATTGCCTTGATGCCTGCATGAAGCGAGATGACCCAAATAGGATGGTCACAGAATCAATGTACTTCAGAGATGGAATCAGAGACATTGTGGCTGCTGAAGGAGAGGAGAGGAAGACTAGACATGTGAAGCTTGATGTTTGGAGGGCATTTTTCTCACGTTATGGCATGGAGGAGATTGAACTGAGCGCTGCATCTTTGTATCAAGCAAACCTTCTGGTTCAGAAATTTCCATGTGGGAGTTCTTGTACAATTGAGTTCGATGGAAAAAGCTTGCTTGTAGGTTGGAAGGGTACACCAATTCATTCAACCTCCGTTTGGAAGTTCATTTGA
- the LOC123221800 gene encoding ubiquitin-conjugating enzyme E2 32-like, protein MADDKYNLKNPAVKRILQEVKEMQSNPSDDFMSLPLEENIFEWQFAISGPRDTEFEGGIYHGRIQLPAEYPFKPPSFMLLTPNGRFETQTKICLSISNHHPEHWQPSWSVRTALVALIAFMPTNPNGALGSLDYKKEERHALAIKSREAAPRFGTPERQKLIDEIHEYMLSKAPPVPQLSPSECSEEHPGNRESEAQESSRDAKGVSSQERLQNPAVGERITEEIQEVPANANPSPAGVRPAREVSAGGSSDHLLPPRAETRVQKPADDRLFTWAAVGLTIAILVLLLKKFMKASGHGAVFMDGS, encoded by the exons ATGGCGGACGATAAGTACAATTTGAAGAACCCGGCGGTGAAGAGAATCTTACAGGAGGTTAAAGAAATGCAATCTAATCCATCAGATGATTTCATGAGCCTTCCACTCGAG GAGAATATATTTGAATGGCAATTCGCCATCAGTGGTCCACGTGATACTGAATTTGAAGGTGGGATTTATCATGGACGAATTCAGTTGCCTGCAGAATATCCATTTAAGCCTCCATCATTTATGCTGCTGACT CCTAATGGGCGCTTTGAAACCCAAACTAAGATATGCTTAAGCATCTCAAATCACCATCCAGAGCATTGGCAACCATCATGGAGTG TGCGTACTGCCCTTGTAGCACTGATTGCATTCATGCCTACCAACCCAAATGGTGCTTTGGGATCGCTAGATTATAAGAAGGAAGAGAGGCATGCTTTGGCCATCAAATCTCGTGAAGCTGCCCCAAGATTTGGGACTCCTGAACGTCAGAAGCTCATTGATGAG attcatgaatatatgttaaGCAAGGCACCCCCTGTTCCTCAGCTCAGCCCCTCTGAGTGTTCTGAAGAACACCCTGGCAACAGGGAGAGTGAGGCCCAAGAAAGTTCTCGAGATGCCAAGGGTGTCTCCTCCCAGGAAAGGCTTCAAAATCCCGCTGTGGGTGAAAGGATTACTGAAGAAATTCAGGAGGTTCCTGCCAATGCTAATCCTAGCCCTGCAGGAGTTCGACCAGCAAGAGAGGTTTCTGCAGGAGGCTCAAGTGATCATCTTCTGCCGCCAAGGGCAGAGACAAGGGTTCAAAAACCTGCTGATGATCGCCTGTTCACATGGGCTGCAGTTGGACTTACTATTGCAATTCTGGTTCTGTTGCTGAAGAAGTTTATGAAAGCCAGTGGTCATGGTGCTGTCTTCATGGATGGATCGTAG
- the LOC123220226 gene encoding INO80 complex subunit B isoform X1, which yields MECTSGARLAGVGCTAKKKRSGMPRRPRPDLRSFIHSCTFLQPTAESIDGGNIDGNQYFKDTMVGSDGLGSESRLKLKLKFGGVTHTIQTNSSVEHPQHRQKQDKDINCFYPSEKGKSNGLHKKDFPKSGSSYLKLSSSRGKTSGGVSVNETYESIRKSKRIPKRRALDVGFNGDDDNEDEELRYLGRLNEPKVVASYEDEDTGFGKEQGTYEDKDYVEEEEPTSEDEPGSKKKKLEKVVLDSFVERRNELIPTTRNRAFHSGKDVLSRSGGSLIEFPNGLPSAPSKKQKEKLSEVEQQLKKAEAAQRRRMQSEKAAREAEAEAIRKILGQDSGRKKDEKMKKQRDELAQDKAAKSSTLASNTVRWIFGPSGTIAIFSEDIGLPNIFNSVPCSYPPPRERCAGPNCSNAYKYRDSKSKLPLCSLQCYRAIHGKKHPLISC from the exons ATGGAATGCACGAGTGGTGCCAGGCTTGCTGGAGTTGGTTGTACTGCAAAGAAGAAAAGGAGTGGCATGCCTCGTCGACCTCGCCCTGATTTACGATCATTTATACACTCATGTACATTTCTGCAACCAACCGCAGAATCTATTGATGGTGGTAATATTGATGGAAATCAATATTTCAAAGATACTATGGTTGGTTCTGATGGATTAGGTAGTGAGAGTAGGCTGAAGCTTAAGCTCAAGTTTGGTGGGGTTACTCATACAATCCAAACCAATTCATCGGTGGAACATCCTCAGCACCGGCAGAAACAG GACAAAGATATAAATTGCTTCTATCCTTCAGAGAAAGGAAAAAGCAATGGACTTCATAAGAAGGATTTTCCCAAAAGTGGTTCTAGCTACTTAAAGCTGAGTTCTTCAAGGGGAAAAACGTCTGGAGGTGTCTCTGTGAACGAAACATATGAGTCAATTCGTAAGAGTAAGCGAATTCCTAAGAGAcgtgccttggatgtaggattcAATGGAGATGATGATAACGAAGATGAAGAACTACGATATCTTGGGAGACTCAATGAACCCAAGGTTGTGGCTAGCTATGAAGATGAGGATACAGGATTTGGGAAAGAACAAGGGACGTATGAAGATAAAGATTATgtggaagaagaagaacctACATCTGAAGATGAACCTGGATCTAAGAAGAAGAAACTTGAAAAGGTTGTTCTTGATTCATTTGTTGAACGAAGGAATGAACTGATTCCCACTACACGTAATCGGGCTTTTCATTCTGGGAAAGATGTTTTGTCTAGGTCTGGTGGTAGCCTTATTGAGTTTCCAAATGGTTTACCATCTGCCCCTTCTAAAA AACAAAAGGAGAAACTATctgaggtggagcaacaactgAAGAAAGCTGAGGCTGCACAAAGACGTAGAATGCAATCAGAGAAGGCAGCTCGAGAAGCCGAG GCTGAGGCAATCAGGAAAATACTTGGCCAAGATTCTGggagaaagaaagatgaaaagatgAAGAAGCAACGGGATGAGTTGGCTCAG GATAAGGCTGCTAAATCCAGCACACTTGCATCAAATACTGTCAGATGGATTTTTGGTCCTAGTGGAACTATTGCTATTTTTTCTGAAGATATTGGCCTACCAAACATATTCAATTCGGTTCCCTGCAG TTATCCTCCGCCACGCGAGAGATGTGCTGGTCCAAATTGTTCAAATGCATACAAGTACCGAGATTCTAAATCAAAGCTTCCTCTCTGCAGTCTCCAATGTTACAGGGCCATACATGGAAAGAAGCATCCTTTGATCTCCTGCTGA
- the LOC123220226 gene encoding uncharacterized protein LOC123220226 isoform X2: protein MECTSGARLAGVGCTAKKKRSGMPRRPRPDLRSFIHSCTFLQPTAESIDGGNIDGNQYFKDTMVGSDGLGSESRLKLKLKFGGVTHTIQTNSSVEHPQHRQKQDKDINCFYPSEKGKSNGLHKKDFPKSGSSYLKLSSSRGKTSGGVSVNETYESIRKSKRIPKRRALDVGFNGDDDNEDEELRYLGRLNEPKVVASYEDEDTGFGKEQGTYEDKDYVEEEEPTSEDEPGSKKKKLEKVVLDSFVERRNELIPTTRNRAFHSGKDVLSRSGGSLIEFPNGLPSAPSKKQKEKLSEVEQQLKKAEAAQRRRMQSEKAAREAEAEAIRKILGQDSGRKKDEKMKKQRDELAQDKAAKSSTLASNTVRWIFGPSGTIAIFSEDIGLPNIFNSVPCSLQCYRAIHGKKHPLISC, encoded by the exons ATGGAATGCACGAGTGGTGCCAGGCTTGCTGGAGTTGGTTGTACTGCAAAGAAGAAAAGGAGTGGCATGCCTCGTCGACCTCGCCCTGATTTACGATCATTTATACACTCATGTACATTTCTGCAACCAACCGCAGAATCTATTGATGGTGGTAATATTGATGGAAATCAATATTTCAAAGATACTATGGTTGGTTCTGATGGATTAGGTAGTGAGAGTAGGCTGAAGCTTAAGCTCAAGTTTGGTGGGGTTACTCATACAATCCAAACCAATTCATCGGTGGAACATCCTCAGCACCGGCAGAAACAG GACAAAGATATAAATTGCTTCTATCCTTCAGAGAAAGGAAAAAGCAATGGACTTCATAAGAAGGATTTTCCCAAAAGTGGTTCTAGCTACTTAAAGCTGAGTTCTTCAAGGGGAAAAACGTCTGGAGGTGTCTCTGTGAACGAAACATATGAGTCAATTCGTAAGAGTAAGCGAATTCCTAAGAGAcgtgccttggatgtaggattcAATGGAGATGATGATAACGAAGATGAAGAACTACGATATCTTGGGAGACTCAATGAACCCAAGGTTGTGGCTAGCTATGAAGATGAGGATACAGGATTTGGGAAAGAACAAGGGACGTATGAAGATAAAGATTATgtggaagaagaagaacctACATCTGAAGATGAACCTGGATCTAAGAAGAAGAAACTTGAAAAGGTTGTTCTTGATTCATTTGTTGAACGAAGGAATGAACTGATTCCCACTACACGTAATCGGGCTTTTCATTCTGGGAAAGATGTTTTGTCTAGGTCTGGTGGTAGCCTTATTGAGTTTCCAAATGGTTTACCATCTGCCCCTTCTAAAA AACAAAAGGAGAAACTATctgaggtggagcaacaactgAAGAAAGCTGAGGCTGCACAAAGACGTAGAATGCAATCAGAGAAGGCAGCTCGAGAAGCCGAG GCTGAGGCAATCAGGAAAATACTTGGCCAAGATTCTGggagaaagaaagatgaaaagatgAAGAAGCAACGGGATGAGTTGGCTCAG GATAAGGCTGCTAAATCCAGCACACTTGCATCAAATACTGTCAGATGGATTTTTGGTCCTAGTGGAACTATTGCTATTTTTTCTGAAGATATTGGCCTACCAAACATATTCAATTCGGTTCCCTGCAG TCTCCAATGTTACAGGGCCATACATGGAAAGAAGCATCCTTTGATCTCCTGCTGA
- the LOC123221894 gene encoding uncharacterized protein LOC123221894 yields MMPLIISFSVFIFFFNPQQVLCFDPAFDAISTGAGPDTAAGSPSQNDLSPPFSAGGSISFQIPTSLFPLHKDALKNSLFSFKPELFRASAIPGDNPEVKKTCSSTDQPLLCEKFLSPLFNPDTPVVLEKAINETAFHLKLAMEALTKLANAPIGELGKPSSGIEDCKQSYQDASENLENAKNAIANNDIGTINSMLSAATTDFSDCNDFLDNPTVKMLGAVLSNLVSTCLVIAASMKK; encoded by the coding sequence atgatGCCGCTCATCATCTCCTTCtctgttttcattttcttcttcaatccTCAACAAGTCTTATGCTTTGATCCAGCCTTTGATGCCATCTCTACGGGTGCAGGTCCTGATACGGCTGCAGGTTCTCCTTCTCAGAACGACCTTTCACCACCTTTTTCTGCAGGAGGATCAATAAGCTTCCAGATTCCCACATCCCTATTTCCTCTGCACAAGGATGCActtaaaaattcacttttctcgTTTAAACCAGAGCTTTTTCGGGCTTCCGCTATTCCAGGCGATAATCCTGAGGTAAAAAAGACATGCAGCTCTACCGATCAGCCGTTGCTTTGCGAAAAATTTCTGTCTCCTCTTTTCAATCCTGATACGCCGGTTGTCCTTGAAAAGGCAATAAACGAAACTGCATTTCATTTAAAGTTGGCCATGGAAGCACTCACAAAATTGGCGAATGCTCCCATCGGGGAACTTGGAAAACCGTCGTCTGGCATTGAAGATTGTAAGCAAAGTTACCAAGATGCATCGGAGAATCTTGAGAATGCAAAGAATGCTATTGCAAATAATGATATTGGAACCATTAATAGCATGCTTAGTGCAGCAACGACAGATTTTTCAGATTGTAATGACTTTTTAGATAATCCTACAGTAAAAATGTTGGGTGCTGTTCTTTCTAATCTCGTCAGCACTTGCCTTGTCATTGCTGCCTCCATGAAGAAGTGA
- the LOC123219954 gene encoding pterocarpan synthase 1-like, translated as MSNPLSLTSNFFFFIFTATVLYIAYTIPKQEPNQTNLVFYVHDYFTGVDASAVTVAGKSGPTSHILHFGTIAVVDDPVTDGPTIESNEIGRAQGVYINSQLDGKGLYLAFSVIFTDGDFKGSTLEIQGSDIFSMKVREFGVVSGTGYFRFVKGYGIMETEFMDTANLRAVIKLNVTVKHY; from the coding sequence ATGTCGAATCCTCTAAGCCTTACctccaatttcttcttctttatattCACAGCCACAGTCCTTTACATAGCCTACACCATCCCCAAACAggaaccaaaccaaaccaacttGGTTTTTTACGTGCATGATTATTTCACCGGCGTTGACGCATCAGCAGTCACAGTGGCCGGGAAAAGCGGACCCACATCTCATATCCTCCACTTCGGCACTATTGCAGTGGTAGATGATCCAGTCACAGACGGGCCAACTATCGAGTCGAACGAGATAGGCAGGGCCCAAGGcgtctatataaactctcagtTAGATGGGAAGGGGTTGTATCTGGCTTTCAGTGTTATATTCACTGATGGAGACTTTAAAGGAAGCACCTTGGAGATTCAAGGATCTGATATTTTTTCGATGAAGGTGAGAGAGTTTGGTGTTGTTTCTGGGACTGGGTATTTCAGGTTTGTTAAGGGCTATGGGATCATGGAGACTGAGTTTATGGACACTGCTAATCTGAGAGCTGTTATTAAGCTCAATGTAACTGTTAAACATTACTAA
- the LOC123221569 gene encoding receptor-like protein kinase ANXUR1, with amino-acid sequence MNSNTLYLFFIFSILVILNNVFHFLSQSTASDSDASYVLACGASTDAEDTNGRTWKSDSQFLLNSGDSMTLSAPVQDPSLPSIIPYMTARIFTSTSTYKILVAKGRRCWLRLHFYPTSYGNLDPSKSYFDVIANGFTLLHNFSASITAQALTQVYFMKEFALRPTRSGDLNITFKRTLEHIKDAYAFVNGIEVISMPDIFVPAPLVGYSDQFVEVDSSSFQTIARLNVGGQLIPPTNDSGPARTWYDDSSYIFGAAFGVTFKADESVKIQYPGNSSKEIAPLDVYNTARSMGPHGNININYNLTWIFQIDANFTYLVRFHFCELEFESVNQRVFQIFVNNQTAEENADVIAWAKSRGVPVSKDYAVYARDEPGDEELWVALHPSLSTKPQFYDAILNGLEIFKMNDTRGNLAGPNPVPSPMPTQADDAVEEYRPSRSKRAAHLIGGIIGGFVGCSVVARLFICFTKEKRKGYRSTSSVGYRLPSYGRSHTSTSSSTMSSGKSTASSHLSSVAAGLCRHFSLLEIKHGTKNFSESQVIGVGGFGKVYEGLIDGKTKVAIKRSNPSSDQGCEEFLTEIEMLSRLRHKHLVSLIGFCEEDGEMILVYDYMANGTLREHLYRSNKPALSWKQRLAICIGAARGLHYLHTGAWYTIIHRDVKTTNILLDEKWVAKVSDFGLSKMGSNPNQTHVSTIVKGSFGYLDPEYFRRQQLTEKSDVYSFGVVLFEVLCARPALDPSFPMEQVSLVDWALHCQRKGTLEDIIDPNLKGQLNPLCLRKFTETAEKCVAEDGLDRPSMGAVLRNLEFALQLEKTSEQPEPVSYNSADDTYAMYTVMLGIDENSVVSLENNAPHKSNAFSPMVNPGPR; translated from the coding sequence ATGAACTCCAATAccctttatttgtttttcatcttttccatACTTGTCATATTAAACAATGTGTTCCATTTTCTAAGCCAAAGCACTGCATCAGATTCTGATGCTTCTTATGTCCTCGCATGTGGTGCTTCAACTGATGCAGAAGACACAAATGGTCGTACATGGAAATCAGATTCACAGTTTCTTTTAAATTCAGGCGATTCAATGACCCTTTCAGCTCCTGTTCAAGACCCTTCATTGCCATCGATTATCCCTTACATGACTGCCAGAATTTTCACATCAACATCAACATACAAGATCCTTGTTGCAAAAGGGAGGCGGTGTTGGCTCAGGCTTCATTTTTATCCAACTTCTTATGGTAATCTCGATCCATCAAAGTCTTATTTCGATGTCATTGCAAATGGATTCACACTCCTTCACAATTTCAGTGCCTCCATAACAGCACAAGCTCTAACTCAAGTCTACTTTATGAAAGAATTCGCTCTTAGACCAACTCGATCTGGTGATCTCAACATCACTTTTAAACGCACTTTGGAACACATCAAGGATGCCTATGCTTTTGTTAATGGTATTGAAGTGATTTCAATGCCTGATATTTTCGTGCCCGCGCCTCTGGTTGGATATAGTGATCAATTTGTGGAGGTTGACAGTTCTTCTTTCCAAACAATTGCTAGGCTAAATGTTGGTGGACAATTGATTCCTCCAACTAATGACTCAGGCCCTGCAAGAACGTGGTATGACGATTCATCTTACATATTTGGTGCCGCTTTTGGTGTCACTTTTAAAGCTGATGAAAGTGTTAAGATTCAGTATCCTGGAAATTCTTCAAAAGAAATTGCACCTTTGGATGTTTATAATACAGCTAGGTCAATGGGTCCGCATggaaatattaatattaattataaccTAACATGGATCTTCCAGATTGATGCAAACTTTACTTACCTTGTCAGATTTCATTTCTGcgagcttgagtttgagagTGTTAATCAAAGggtatttcaaatttttgtgaATAACCAAACAGCAGAAGAGAATGCTGATGTGATTGCATGGGCTAAATCTAGAGGAGTGCCAGTGTCTAAGGATTATGCAGTTTATGCCAGAGATGAGCCTGGTGATGAAGAATTATGGGTGGCATTGCACCCAAGTCTGTCAACGAAGCCTCAATTTTATGATGCAATTCTCAATGGATTGGAGATCTTTAAGATGAATGACACAAGGGGGAATTTGGCAGGTCCGAATCCTGTGCCATCCCCAATGCCAACTCAAGCAGATGATGCTGTTGAGGAATATAGACCCTCCAGGTCAAAAAGGGCTGCACATTTGATTGGTGGCATTATTGGTGGGTTTGTTGGTTGTTCTGTAGTTGCCCGTCTCTTCATTTGTTTCACCAAAGAGAAGAGGAAAGGTTATAGAAGTACATCCTCTGTAGGTTATAGGTTGCCATCGTATGGACGTTCCCACACATCAACGAGCAGCTCAACAATGTCATCAGGTAAAAGTACTGCCAGTAGCCATCTTTCATCAGTTGCAGCAGGTCTTTGTCGACATTTCTCTCTATTGGAGATTAAACATGGTACTAAGAACTTCAGTGAATCACAGGTCATTGGTGTTGGAGGATTTGGCAAGGTCTATGAAGGCCTTATTGATGGAAAGACAAAGGTTGCGATTAAAAGATCAAATCCATCTTCAGATCAAGGATGCGAAGAATTCTTGACAGAAATTGAGATGCTTTCAAGGCTGAGACACAAGCATTTGGTGTCTTTGATTGGGTTTTGTGAAGAAGATGGAGAGATGATTCTGGTTTACGATTACATGGCTAATGGGACTTTAAGGGAACACCTCTATAGGAGCAATAAACCTGCCTTGTCCTGGAAGCAAAGGCTAGCAATCTGCATTGGAGCTGCCAGGGGACTTCACTATCTTCATACAGGTGCCTGGTACACAATCATTCACAGGGATGTGAAAACTACAAACATTCTATTAGATGAGAAGTGGGTGGCAAAAGTGTCCGATTTCGGACTATCAAAAATGGGTTCCAATCCAAACCAAACTCATGTTAGTACAATAGTAAAAGGCAGCTTCGGTTACTTGGATCCTGAATACTTCCGCAGACAACAATTAACAGAAAAGTCAGATGTTTACTCTTTTGGGGTAGTCCTTTTTGAAGTGTTGTGTGCAAGACCAGCGCTTGATCCTAGTTTTCCTATGGAGCAAGTTAGTCTTGTAGATTGGGCTTTACACTGCCAAAGAAAGGGTACTCTTGAGGACATTATCGATCCAAATCTCAAGGGACAGTTAAATCCTCTGTGCCTGAGAAAGTTCACAGAGACAGCTGAGAAGTGTGTAGCTGAGGATGGGCTTGATCGCCCTTCGATGGGCGCTGTGTTGCGGAATCTCGAATTTGCACTCCAATTGGAGAAAACTTCTGAGCAACCTGAACCGGTTTCCTATAACAGTGCCGATGACACTTACGCAATGTATACTGTCATGTTGGGCATTGATGAGAATAGTGTAGTAAGCCTGGAAAATAATGCCCCCCATAAAAGTAATGCTTTCTCACCAATGGTGAATCCCGGGCCAAGATGA
- the LOC123220687 gene encoding TPD1 protein homolog 1-like codes for MSSCHKCFFLYLMLFIIASVCNLGKHFGHSNKFLNSFEEDKNQSAISALQTKVLYLNNRKLLVHGSCTNRDISISQSKDSTSGIPQYIVQIVNTCVSGCAPSDIHLRCGWFASARIVNPRIFKRLSFDDCLVNGGEPLKTSQIIRFTYSNSFMYPLTFKTAKFC; via the exons ATGAGCTCTTGTCATAAGTGTTTCTTCCTCTACTTGATGCTGTTCATCATTGCTTCAGTTTGCAATCTTGGAAAACATTTTG GTCATTCAAACAAGTTCTTGAATTCATTTGAAGAAGACAAAAACCAGTCAGCAATATCTGCACTGCAAACAAAAGTATTGTACTTAAACAACAGAAAGCTTTTGGTACATG GTTCTTGCACTAACAGAGACATAAGTATTTCACAGAGCAAAGATTCCACATCTGGGATCCCACAATACATTGTTCAGATTGTTAACACTTGTGTTTCTGGTTGTGCCCCTTCTGATATCCACCTTCGCTGTGGCTGGTTTGCTTCTGCAAGAATAGTAAATCCAAGAATCTTTAAGAGACTCTCTTTTGATGATTGTTTGGTTAATGGAGGAGAGCCCTTGAAGACCAGTCAGATCATCAGGTTCACTTACTCAAACTCCTTCATGTACCCACTTACATTCAAGACAGCTAAATTTTGCTAA